Proteins from one Chitinophaga oryzae genomic window:
- a CDS encoding Ig-like domain-containing protein — protein sequence MYIPTLIRSGWSCLLWCLLLALPVSAQFSVTDFSNSPLQTAITRDKFNNIYSISYNAGSSRSVITKYINGNPGNLNWIYESPAYVPDGGYYWGIAVNAYGDVYFTATDGSVGSGRIMRLRFNGAGYLPVETVRSGTGYISLAFDQQENLVVMEEDMVSGRARLMRYNKGNESGPGTVLYEMQDNMFTSYPTGLAVDKNNTIYFTGFWDFSNKNNIYRLKNGAAAPTKHGSGTFTSLTCDDAGYLYAVDAGSGSGTSGVIWRFDSEMLFPDYVQGGISATISNIDPPQLPWGIIVDRAASTIYYNQYTAPGIRKLTATPVTVTEMSLMTTSPGNVSSVRYKVTFNPNLTAPPPKEAFSVSTTGTVSGAAVTQVQWNLDYFTVDVSTGTGDGTLALVMNGTNMLNPVNSAPVTGAAYVIDRTPPSGTLTINNGAAYTNSTTVTLDITASDASPDMTMEFSNDAVAYSAAQPVTSRVSWTLPPGEGKKTVYMKVKDKAGNYLIIQKDITIDTHAPSVSFTAGPPMITTGTQAMFTFTAGEPATYEARLDGGTISSATSPLLLTGISVAPHVLEIRATDPAGNQSAWKPYSWTVETLPVVTGMDVPVNGYYNAGATLDFLVRYDVPVLVAGTPCLPLTIGAANVKALYTGGTGTKELSFRYTVVPGDEATDGISTGATLELNGGNIWSTGGADASLSLNGDRTLASVKIHTLPPSAALSVSQSQVNAPFTLTITFSEGVTGLAKEDIQISNGEVSNIVTANNILYTATVSNFNTGPIQISLPANAAVNAYNTGNTASNTVNMTADVTRPVVSQVAVPPNDYYHVADRIDFEVAYSENVSVNTTLGKPSLGITIGSTVRQAEYLSINSSNRLVFSYEIMPGDEDMDGITIDALHLNGSTVRDDAGNDADLTLNGVGNTTFVRVNTTPVSCILSMPKTAFNMPFLLTLSFSEPIVGLTVSDLSVLNTTVSSLAAVNDSTFTMLLTPTGERSYTVSLPSGTVTQKAGGNINLPSNTLTFTWDVTPPKVSSVAVPSGGYYGTGKSLEFYVTMDEPVTITGRPTLPVVIGSKTVLAEYISNTSGTVLLFRYIVQDGDTDLDGIAVGSGLSLNAGSLKDAAGNDALPPVRNVGSTSQVFVHTVAPTVTLSTTAISPLNHDFTITATFSERVDGLAATAFSATKADISNLQTTDNKTYTALVKPRESGAVIISLPAGAATNVAGTGNSASNTLNVTYDATPAEVSGVDVPSGGVYAAGSIMNFVVWYNEPVAVTGAPSLSLTIGNKVVQARYLNTAGDRVFFVYQVVQGDMDTDGITLDNTIQLNGGTIKDDAGNNADLTLRSIPATTGILVNTATPAVTLSADAASPVGSAFTITTTFSEVVTGLTGVAFQVTNGTISNLATADNRTYTATISPAADGIVTISLPAGAAKNNANTGNTTSNTLTLAYDATAPEITNVSVPGRGYYKAGTALRFTVNVSEPVTVTGGPSIPIIIGNETVQATYTGGSGTTALGFLYVVKDGDYDMDGIITGPALQLNGGTLKDAAGNNALLRLNNVGSTSEVLVNTRQPGVTLSSTAANPTTQAFPLTATFSEAVTGFTSDDMNAVNATITQLQTSDNITYTVLVTPVADGPVTVQIPANVVKSQSGNDNLASNVFSIQADMTAPVVTSVSVPSPGYYKAGQQLVFTLNMSEPVTATAATGLTVYIGGTVVPATLTGGTGTATLEFSCTVQDGFMDMDGITLGRVLNGTVKDIAGNVAGPILVNIGNTSGVFVNTQHPTVSVATPAVSPVRQSFPVTITFSERVTGFTANGITVTNATVSQLQTTDNIIYTTTITPAADGAITVQVPAGAAQNIGLNDNIASNLLSLQAKITAPVVARIDVPGSGYYRAGQPLNFSVHLSEPVSVTGTPSIPVIIGNQTVQAIYTGGTGTATLQFRYTVQQGDMDLDGISVGSAIVLNGGALKDAAGNNANLALMNIGNASGVLVNTQHPAAVISTTAVSPVRQAFLLTITFSEAVTGFTASGITATNATVSQLQTTDNITYTVLITPSADGSLSLRVPSGVAQNKAGNDNQSSNTIGLTADITVPAVTRVDVPANGAYKAGQPLNFSVYLSEPVSVTGTPSIPVIIGNQTVQAIYTGGTGTASLQFRYTVQQGDMDLDGISVGNAIVLNGGALKDAAGNNANPALMNIGNTSGVLVNTQHPAAVISTTAVSPVRQAFPLTITFSEAVTGFTASGITATNATVSQLQTTDNITYTVLITPSADGSLSLRVPSGVAQNKAGNDNQSSNTIGLTADITVPAVTRVNVPANGAYKAGQPLDFSVYLSEPVSVTGTPSIPVIIGNQTVQAIYTGGTGTATLQFRYTVQQGDMDLDGISVGNAIVLNGGALKDAAGNNAAPALHQVPATDAILVKTNRPGVTLSSGSQGRINTPFTVNLAFTDAVRGLAVTGIQVNNGVASQLQTTDNIHYTVLITPAADGQVIVQLPADVASDIAGNGNLASGQLDLTYDATAPVIRQQSFDINDNSPAGAVVGQLQGTDASGTVQGWTLVTDGSGGALSLAANGRITVKDNTLLRAVAGKTITLQVTASDGLNTSAAVPVTVNVRISYVNKQPVMDPVADVYLCATTEAQTIQLTGVSPVEPDQHYTISLASSQPYFDVLKADVAANTIRYQLKPGVGSGSAVVTITLKDDGGTANGGKDTYSQTFFLTVNALPAVSISSDKGGTISKGDVVTLTATGAAAYSWKPAAGANGSLQEPTLTVKPPADATYQVTGTSAAGCSASATISIRVTDDYKLDATNLLTPNGDGKNDRWTIRNLDSYPDNEVKIFDRAGRLVYQRRNYSNDWDGTLNGHPLAEGTYYYVLTVNGTSRVWKGFITIIRNDQ from the coding sequence ATGTACATCCCTACACTCATCCGCTCCGGATGGTCCTGTTTATTGTGGTGCCTGTTGCTGGCCTTGCCGGTGAGCGCGCAGTTCAGTGTGACAGACTTTTCAAACAGTCCGCTTCAAACTGCTATTACGCGCGACAAGTTCAACAACATCTATTCGATTTCCTATAACGCCGGAAGTTCGCGTAGTGTTATTACGAAGTATATTAACGGTAATCCGGGCAACCTGAACTGGATTTACGAAAGTCCGGCGTATGTTCCGGATGGTGGCTACTACTGGGGAATTGCCGTCAACGCGTATGGAGATGTATATTTCACGGCTACCGACGGGAGCGTGGGATCAGGCCGGATTATGCGTCTACGTTTTAACGGCGCGGGCTACCTGCCGGTGGAGACAGTGAGGTCCGGCACCGGCTACATTAGCCTGGCCTTTGATCAGCAGGAGAACCTGGTAGTAATGGAAGAAGACATGGTTTCAGGGCGTGCCCGGTTGATGAGATATAACAAAGGCAATGAGTCCGGGCCGGGCACGGTGCTGTACGAGATGCAGGACAACATGTTTACGTCCTATCCCACAGGGCTGGCGGTTGATAAGAACAATACGATCTATTTCACCGGTTTTTGGGATTTCTCCAATAAAAACAATATTTACCGGTTGAAGAACGGGGCGGCGGCGCCAACGAAACATGGCTCCGGGACCTTCACTTCCCTTACATGCGACGACGCCGGTTACCTCTATGCGGTGGATGCCGGTTCCGGCAGCGGGACATCCGGCGTGATCTGGCGGTTTGATTCCGAAATGCTGTTTCCTGACTATGTTCAGGGCGGCATCAGCGCTACCATATCCAATATTGATCCGCCGCAGCTGCCGTGGGGAATTATAGTGGACAGAGCCGCATCGACGATCTATTATAACCAGTACACCGCTCCGGGCATCAGGAAATTAACAGCCACGCCGGTCACCGTGACAGAGATGTCGCTGATGACTACCAGTCCCGGTAACGTTTCCAGCGTACGCTACAAAGTCACGTTCAATCCGAATCTGACTGCCCCGCCACCAAAGGAGGCGTTCTCGGTGAGCACTACGGGTACTGTTTCCGGCGCCGCCGTTACACAGGTACAATGGAATCTCGACTACTTTACTGTGGACGTCAGTACCGGCACAGGTGATGGCACGCTGGCGCTGGTAATGAACGGCACTAACATGTTGAACCCTGTCAACAGCGCCCCTGTCACCGGCGCGGCCTATGTCATTGACAGAACGCCGCCTTCCGGCACACTGACGATTAATAACGGCGCCGCCTATACCAACAGTACAACCGTGACACTGGATATCACCGCCAGCGACGCTTCTCCGGACATGACCATGGAGTTTTCCAACGACGCTGTAGCGTACAGCGCTGCGCAACCCGTCACCTCCCGGGTGAGCTGGACGTTGCCACCGGGAGAAGGTAAGAAGACGGTATATATGAAAGTGAAAGACAAGGCGGGCAATTATCTGATCATTCAGAAAGATATCACGATCGATACACACGCGCCATCCGTCTCCTTCACGGCCGGCCCTCCCATGATTACAACGGGCACGCAGGCGATGTTTACCTTCACGGCCGGCGAGCCAGCTACCTATGAGGCTCGCCTCGATGGCGGTACTATCAGCAGTGCCACCAGCCCGCTGCTGCTTACCGGTATAAGCGTCGCCCCACATGTGCTGGAGATCAGGGCTACCGATCCGGCCGGCAACCAGTCTGCATGGAAACCCTACAGCTGGACCGTGGAAACGCTGCCCGTAGTAACGGGAATGGATGTACCCGTCAACGGATATTACAATGCAGGCGCTACGCTCGATTTTCTCGTACGATATGATGTACCGGTACTGGTAGCAGGCACGCCGTGTTTACCGTTAACCATCGGCGCCGCTAATGTGAAGGCCCTGTATACCGGCGGCACCGGCACGAAGGAACTGAGCTTCCGGTATACCGTAGTGCCCGGAGATGAAGCGACAGACGGGATCTCTACAGGAGCAACGCTGGAGCTGAACGGCGGTAATATCTGGAGCACCGGCGGCGCAGATGCCTCCCTGTCGCTCAACGGCGACCGCACACTGGCCAGCGTGAAAATACATACGCTTCCGCCGTCGGCTGCCCTGTCTGTCAGCCAATCACAGGTCAACGCCCCTTTTACCCTGACGATTACTTTCAGTGAAGGTGTAACAGGACTGGCGAAAGAGGATATACAAATATCCAACGGAGAAGTGAGCAATATTGTCACTGCGAACAATATCCTTTATACGGCCACCGTCAGCAATTTCAACACCGGGCCGATACAGATTTCGCTGCCGGCAAATGCGGCTGTCAATGCATACAACACAGGAAATACCGCCTCCAATACCGTGAATATGACGGCGGACGTGACCAGGCCCGTGGTATCACAGGTAGCCGTTCCCCCCAATGACTATTACCATGTGGCAGACAGGATCGATTTTGAAGTTGCTTACTCTGAAAACGTGTCTGTCAATACAACGCTGGGTAAGCCTTCCCTGGGCATTACCATCGGCTCAACGGTGAGACAGGCAGAGTATCTGAGCATTAATTCTTCCAACAGGCTGGTCTTTAGTTATGAGATCATGCCAGGCGACGAGGATATGGACGGAATCACGATAGACGCCCTCCACTTAAACGGTAGTACTGTTCGTGACGACGCAGGAAACGATGCGGACCTGACGCTGAACGGTGTTGGAAACACCACGTTTGTCAGGGTGAACACCACCCCGGTCAGCTGTATTCTTTCTATGCCCAAAACGGCTTTCAACATGCCTTTCCTCCTGACGCTGAGTTTCAGCGAGCCGATAGTAGGATTGACAGTATCGGACCTCAGCGTGTTGAATACCACTGTCAGCAGCCTGGCGGCGGTCAACGACAGTACTTTCACCATGCTCCTTACTCCCACAGGTGAACGATCATATACAGTGTCTTTACCGTCAGGAACAGTGACCCAGAAAGCAGGCGGTAATATTAACTTACCGTCGAACACACTCACATTTACCTGGGACGTAACGCCACCCAAAGTGAGCAGCGTGGCGGTTCCTTCCGGTGGATACTACGGCACAGGAAAATCACTGGAATTCTATGTAACCATGGACGAGCCGGTAACGATAACGGGAAGGCCTACGCTGCCTGTCGTTATCGGCAGCAAAACCGTACTTGCTGAATATATCAGTAACACCTCCGGAACGGTATTGCTTTTCCGGTATATCGTACAGGACGGAGACACGGACCTGGACGGCATCGCTGTGGGCAGTGGTCTCAGCCTGAATGCCGGCAGCCTGAAGGATGCCGCCGGTAACGACGCGCTGCCACCTGTACGCAATGTAGGCAGTACTTCGCAGGTGTTTGTGCATACCGTCGCTCCCACAGTAACATTGAGCACTACGGCGATATCTCCCCTGAATCATGATTTTACCATAACAGCCACGTTCTCCGAAAGGGTAGACGGACTGGCGGCAACGGCATTCAGCGCTACAAAAGCCGATATCAGCAATCTGCAAACAACAGATAATAAGACCTACACTGCGCTGGTGAAGCCCAGGGAGAGCGGCGCCGTCATCATCTCGCTGCCGGCCGGTGCAGCAACCAACGTAGCCGGTACGGGTAACAGCGCGTCCAATACCCTGAATGTGACCTATGACGCCACGCCGGCGGAAGTGTCCGGTGTAGACGTGCCCTCCGGCGGCGTTTATGCTGCCGGCAGCATCATGAACTTTGTGGTATGGTATAATGAACCCGTTGCCGTAACAGGCGCGCCCAGCCTGTCTCTGACCATCGGTAATAAGGTGGTGCAGGCCCGCTACTTAAATACGGCGGGAGACCGCGTGTTCTTCGTTTACCAGGTGGTACAGGGAGATATGGACACAGATGGCATTACCCTGGATAATACCATTCAACTGAATGGCGGTACTATTAAAGATGATGCCGGTAATAATGCAGACCTGACGTTACGCAGTATACCCGCTACGACAGGCATACTTGTCAATACCGCTACACCGGCGGTGACGTTGTCTGCGGATGCCGCGTCACCGGTCGGCAGTGCGTTTACGATCACTACTACCTTCAGCGAAGTAGTCACCGGTCTCACCGGTGTTGCTTTCCAGGTGACCAATGGTACTATTTCCAACCTGGCGACGGCCGATAACCGGACCTATACGGCGACCATTTCTCCGGCGGCAGACGGCATTGTCACCATCAGCCTGCCGGCCGGCGCCGCTAAGAATAATGCCAATACCGGCAATACGACATCCAATACCCTCACGCTGGCCTACGACGCTACAGCACCGGAAATCACGAATGTTTCCGTTCCGGGCAGAGGCTACTACAAAGCCGGTACGGCACTGCGCTTTACAGTGAACGTGTCGGAACCGGTGACCGTAACAGGCGGGCCATCCATCCCCATTATCATCGGTAATGAGACCGTACAGGCTACCTACACCGGTGGCTCCGGTACAACCGCCCTGGGTTTCCTTTATGTGGTGAAGGACGGTGACTATGATATGGACGGGATCATTACAGGACCAGCGCTCCAGCTGAATGGCGGTACCCTGAAAGATGCGGCTGGCAACAACGCCTTGCTGAGATTAAATAATGTGGGCAGCACCAGCGAGGTGCTTGTCAATACCCGGCAGCCCGGCGTAACCCTGAGCTCTACTGCTGCCAATCCGACTACACAGGCATTCCCGCTGACGGCCACCTTCAGCGAAGCTGTCACCGGGTTTACATCCGATGACATGAACGCGGTCAATGCCACCATCACCCAGCTGCAAACCAGTGATAATATTACCTATACCGTGCTGGTAACACCCGTGGCCGATGGCCCGGTGACCGTACAGATACCGGCAAATGTTGTAAAGAGCCAATCGGGCAATGATAACCTGGCATCGAATGTTTTCAGCATTCAGGCAGATATGACTGCCCCCGTCGTGACCAGCGTAAGTGTTCCGTCTCCCGGATACTATAAAGCCGGTCAGCAGCTCGTTTTCACCTTAAATATGTCAGAACCGGTAACGGCCACCGCTGCCACCGGGTTAACGGTATATATCGGTGGGACGGTGGTACCGGCCACCCTTACCGGTGGTACGGGAACGGCTACACTGGAATTCAGCTGCACTGTCCAGGATGGTTTCATGGACATGGACGGCATTACCCTGGGAAGAGTGCTCAACGGCACAGTGAAAGATATAGCCGGTAACGTCGCTGGTCCAATCCTGGTTAACATTGGTAACACCAGCGGCGTGTTTGTCAATACACAACATCCAACGGTTTCCGTGGCTACGCCTGCTGTCAGCCCTGTGCGTCAATCTTTCCCGGTCACCATCACTTTCAGCGAGCGGGTAACCGGATTTACAGCGAACGGCATTACAGTCACCAACGCTACCGTGAGCCAGTTACAAACCACCGATAATATCATTTATACAACAACCATAACGCCTGCGGCAGATGGCGCCATAACGGTGCAGGTGCCTGCCGGCGCCGCACAGAACATAGGCCTGAATGACAACATAGCGTCCAATCTGCTCAGCCTTCAGGCAAAAATAACAGCACCGGTAGTCGCCCGTATAGACGTGCCCGGTAGTGGTTATTACAGAGCCGGGCAGCCACTGAACTTCAGCGTTCACCTGTCAGAACCGGTGAGCGTAACAGGCACACCATCCATACCGGTAATCATCGGTAACCAGACCGTACAGGCTATTTATACCGGCGGCACGGGAACGGCTACACTGCAATTCCGCTATACCGTTCAGCAGGGTGATATGGACCTGGACGGCATTAGCGTGGGCAGCGCCATCGTACTGAATGGCGGCGCGCTGAAAGACGCTGCGGGCAATAATGCTAACCTGGCATTGATGAACATCGGCAATGCCAGCGGCGTATTGGTGAATACACAACATCCTGCTGCCGTTATCAGCACCACTGCTGTCAGCCCCGTACGGCAAGCCTTCCTGCTGACCATTACTTTCAGCGAGGCGGTGACCGGATTTACGGCGAGCGGCATTACAGCCACCAACGCTACGGTGAGCCAGTTACAAACCACCGATAATATTACTTATACTGTTTTGATTACGCCTTCCGCAGATGGCTCCCTGAGCCTCCGGGTGCCTTCCGGCGTGGCGCAGAATAAAGCGGGCAACGACAACCAGTCCTCCAATACGATCGGGCTTACCGCGGATATAACCGTTCCTGCGGTCACCCGTGTGGACGTACCTGCCAATGGCGCGTATAAAGCCGGGCAGCCACTGAACTTCAGCGTTTACCTGTCAGAACCGGTGAGCGTGACAGGCACCCCCTCCATACCGGTGATCATCGGTAACCAGACCGTACAGGCCATTTACACCGGCGGTACGGGAACGGCTTCACTGCAATTCCGCTATACCGTTCAGCAGGGTGATATGGACCTGGACGGCATCAGCGTGGGCAACGCCATCGTACTGAATGGCGGCGCGCTGAAAGACGCAGCGGGCAACAATGCTAACCCGGCATTGATGAACATAGGCAACACCAGCGGCGTATTGGTGAATACACAACATCCTGCTGCCGTTATCAGCACCACTGCTGTCAGCCCCGTACGGCAAGCCTTCCCGCTGACCATTACTTTCAGCGAGGCGGTGACCGGATTTACGGCGAGCGGCATTACAGCCACCAACGCTACGGTGAGCCAGTTACAAACCACCGACAATATTACTTATACTGTTTTGATTACGCCTTCCGCAGATGGCTCCCTGAGCCTCCGGGTGCCTTCCGGCGTGGCGCAGAATAAAGCGGGCAACGACAACCAGTCCTCCAATACGATCGGGCTTACCGCGGATATAACCGTTCCTGCGGTCACCCGTGTGAACGTACCTGCCAACGGCGCGTATAAAGCCGGGCAGCCGCTGGACTTCAGCGTTTACCTGTCAGAACCGGTGAGCGTGACAGGCACACCCTCCATACCGGTGATCATCGGTAACCAGACCGTACAGGCCATTTACACCGGCGGCACGGGAACGGCTACACTGCAATTCCGCTATACCGTTCAGCAGGGTGATATGGACCTGGACGGCATCAGCGTGGGCAACGCTATCGTACTGAATGGCGGCGCGCTGAAAGATGCTGCCGGTAACAACGCGGCGCCGGCACTGCACCAGGTACCTGCCACCGATGCTATACTCGTGAAAACAAACCGTCCGGGAGTGACGCTGTCTTCCGGCAGCCAGGGCCGTATCAATACACCGTTTACCGTCAACCTGGCGTTCACGGACGCTGTTCGCGGCCTGGCTGTTACCGGCATACAGGTCAACAATGGCGTCGCCAGTCAGTTGCAAACCACAGATAATATTCATTACACCGTGCTGATCACACCGGCCGCGGATGGTCAGGTGATCGTGCAATTGCCTGCGGACGTGGCTTCAGACATAGCGGGTAACGGCAACCTTGCCTCCGGCCAGCTTGACCTGACGTATGATGCAACAGCGCCCGTTATTCGTCAGCAATCCTTCGACATTAATGATAATAGTCCTGCCGGCGCCGTCGTGGGGCAGCTGCAGGGCACGGATGCATCCGGTACGGTGCAGGGCTGGACACTGGTGACCGATGGCTCCGGAGGCGCATTGTCTCTCGCTGCCAACGGCCGCATCACCGTAAAAGACAATACGCTGCTGCGCGCTGTCGCCGGGAAAACCATCACCCTGCAGGTAACCGCCAGCGACGGTCTTAATACCAGTGCAGCCGTTCCCGTTACCGTGAACGTCCGGATCTCCTATGTCAACAAACAACCGGTGATGGACCCCGTAGCGGATGTTTATCTCTGCGCCACCACCGAAGCACAAACGATACAACTCACCGGTGTATCGCCGGTGGAACCGGACCAGCATTATACCATCAGCCTGGCGTCCAGCCAGCCTTATTTCGATGTGCTTAAAGCTGATGTAGCTGCCAATACCATCCGCTACCAGCTGAAACCCGGCGTGGGCAGCGGCTCCGCTGTTGTTACCATCACCCTGAAAGATGACGGCGGCACGGCCAACGGCGGTAAAGACACCTACAGCCAGACGTTCTTCCTGACCGTCAATGCGCTGCCGGCTGTCAGCATCAGCAGCGATAAAGGCGGTACCATCTCCAAAGGTGATGTCGTTACACTGACGGCAACCGGGGCCGCTGCCTACAGCTGGAAGCCCGCCGCCGGCGCCAATGGAAGTCTGCAGGAACCTACGCTGACGGTAAAACCGCCAGCTGACGCTACCTACCAGGTGACAGGCACCAGCGCGGCCGGTTGCAGCGCCAGCGCCACCATCAGCATCCGGGTAACGGACGACTATAAACTGGATGCTACCAACCTGCTCACGCCCAACGGCGACGGTAAAAACGACCGCTGGACCATCCGCAACCTGGACAGCTATCCCGACAACGAAGTGAAGATATTCGACCGCGCAGGCAGACTGGTATACCAGCGCCGTAACTATAGCAACGACTGGGACGGCACGCTGAACGGCCATCCGCTGGCAGAAGGCACCTATTATTATGTGCTCACCGTCAACGGTACTTCCCGTGTGTGGAAAGGATTTATCACCATTATCCGGAACGATCAATAG
- a CDS encoding type IX secretion system membrane protein PorP/SprF, producing METAYRRSGNTFPHRRRSTGQKSRGGPERLQRCGRADQPYPRSNELCLSSAGRSPGQQLHFGLSLALNFQRLDLSHVNGDPNDPSLGAFNRRDNYFEGEYGMAYTTGALTVQAALPNVRSVVTGDNKMVNGGTIFYSAAEYKFRFEGALESLTPKVSFRGVRGYDNIVDVGVNAVFLDNLLNIMALYHTSKSLTAGFGVNISNTVTIQALYHAQTGGYNNPNNGAYEIGASVHLFR from the coding sequence ATGGAAACAGCTTACCGGCGCTCCGGAAACACGTTTCCTCACCGTAGACGGAGCACTGGGCAAAAGAGTAGGGGCGGGCCTGAACGTCTTCAACGATGTGGCAGGGCTGATCAACCGTACCCGCGTAGCAATGAGTTATGCCTATCATCTGCCGGTAGGAGCCCGGGGCAACAACTGCATTTCGGACTTTCACTGGCGCTCAACTTCCAGCGGCTGGATCTTTCTCATGTTAACGGCGACCCGAACGACCCTTCCCTGGGCGCCTTCAACCGCCGGGACAACTATTTTGAAGGGGAATACGGCATGGCCTATACGACAGGGGCGCTCACCGTGCAGGCTGCCTTGCCCAATGTCAGAAGCGTTGTTACAGGAGATAATAAAATGGTGAACGGCGGTACCATCTTCTATTCCGCAGCCGAATATAAATTCCGGTTTGAAGGCGCACTGGAAAGCCTGACGCCTAAAGTCAGCTTCCGGGGCGTTCGCGGTTATGATAATATAGTAGACGTAGGAGTGAACGCAGTTTTCCTGGACAACCTGCTAAACATCATGGCGCTGTACCACACCTCCAAAAGCCTGACAGCCGGTTTTGGGGTAAACATCAGTAATACCGTGACGATACAGGCGCTCTATCATGCACAGACCGGAGGTTACAACAATCCTAATAACGGCGCCTACGAAATAGGCGCTTCCGTACATTTGTTCAGGTAA